A part of Xenopus tropicalis strain Nigerian chromosome 4, UCB_Xtro_10.0, whole genome shotgun sequence genomic DNA contains:
- the chst1 gene encoding carbohydrate sulfotransferase 1 has translation MQCSWKAIILLALASIAIQYTAIRTFTTKTFTVCPVPNPANCSLGLDPTDSPDRLCEDNQVQNLSRKVHILILATTRSGSSFVGQLFNQHADFFYLFEPLYHVQYTLIPKTPQNKNTPDRRVMLGASRDLLRSLYDCDLFFLENYIKPQPVNHTTDKLFRRGASKALCSYPVCDGLGPTDIYLEEGDCAKKCVSLNLTLATEACKDHGHVAIKTVRIPEINDLRALVEDPRLNLKVIQLVRDPRGILASRTETFRDTYRLWRIWRATGRRPYNLETGQLTMICEDFFNSVSTGFSRPSWLKGRYMLLRYEDLARNPMKKMEEIYNFVGIPRDANVDRWIQNNTRGDQSSAKHKYGTVRDSAATAESWRLTLSYDIVEFAQNACGELLTQLGYKTVGSPQELRDLSFSLIEDRAFTPFW, from the coding sequence ATGCAATGTTCTTGGAAGGCTATCATTTTACTAGCCCTGGCTTCCATCGCTATTCAGTACACAGCAATCCGTACTTTCACCACCAAAACCTTCACCGTGTGTCCAGTTCCTAATCCGGCTAACTGCAGCCTTGGCTTAGACCCCACAGACTCACCAGACAGACTGTGTGAGGACAATCAAGTCCAAAATCTCTCCAGGAAGGTACATATTCTTATTTTGGCGACGACCCGCAGCGGATCTTCCTTTGTAGGCCAACTCTTCAATCAGCATGCTGATTTCTTCTATTTGTTTGAACCTCTTTACCATGTCCAGTATACACTGATCCCAAAAACGCCTCAGAATAAGAACACTCCTGATCGTCGAGTTATGTTGGGGGCCAGTAGGGATCTTTTGAGGAGCCTTTATGATTGCGACCTGTTCTTTTTGGAAAACTATATTAAGCCGCAGCCCGTAAATCACACCACCGATAAACTGTTCAGGAGGGGAGCAAGCAAAGCTCTTTGTTCCTATCCAGTCTGTGATGGATTAGGGCCTACAGATATCTATTTAGAAGAAGGTGACTGTGCTAAGAAATGTGTCAGCTTGAACTTGACACTGGCCACGGAAGCTTGTAAGGATCATGGACATGTGGCTATCAAAACAGTCCGGATACCTGAAATCAATGACTTACGAGCTTTGGTTGAAGATCCCCGGCTAAATTTGAAGGTAATCCAGCTAGTAAGGGACCCGCGAGGCATATTAGCTTCTCGTACTGAAACTTTCCGGGACACCTACAGACTGTGGAGGATCTGGAGGGCCACCGGTCGCCGACCGTACAACTTGGAAACTGGTCAACTGACCATGATTTGTGAGGACTTTTTCAATTCTGTCTCCACCGGCTTTAGCCGACCCTCGTGGCTGAAGGGACGATACATGCTACTAAGGTATGAGGATCTGGCCCGTAATCCCATGAAAAAGATGGAAGAGATCTACAACTTTGTAGGCATCCCACGAGATGCGAACGTGGATCGATGGATCCAGAACAACACGCGCGGCGATCAGTCCTCGGCCAAACACAAGTACGGAACTGTTAGAGATTCTGCGGCTACAGCAGAGAGCTGGAGACTAACCTTGTCCTACGACATTGTCGAATTCGCCCAGAATGCCTGCGGGGAATTACTAACGCAACTAGGGTACAAGACTGTTGGCTCACCTCAGGAACTGAGAGACCTGTCCTTCAGCCTGATAGAGGACAGAGCTTTTACGCCTTTTTGGTAA